DNA from Brachyspira aalborgi:
TTATTGCAATAATTTGGTAAAAATGTATGGCGATATGGATAAAAAAAGAAATCTCTCGACTTTTATACTTGTTATAGAACCTTCGCTTTTCAACGATATGGAAACTTTTTTAAATAGCGTTCAATCTTTTATAGACGATATAAAAAAAGAACCCGCTATGAATAAAAATGAAACCATCTCAATACCAGGAGAAAGAAAAGAAGCCTGCGCAGAAAATTATATAAAAAATGGAATTCCCTTGTCGGAGAATGTTTATAAATATATTTTTGATAAATAAAAAATATCTTATTATAAATTAGTTTTTTAAATTATGCTTGAAACAATATAATAAATAAAATATACTATCAATATAAAATTCTAAAGGTTTTTAATTTCAATGAAAAAAATAAATTTAAATAATATAAACAGAATAGTTTTCAAATTCGGAACTAATGTTTTAAGAGGCGAAGACGGATATATTTCAATGGCAAGAATATATTCTTTTATTGAAGCTATCGCCAAATTTCATAGAATGGGGAAAGAAATTCTTATTGTCACTTCTGGCGCCGTTGGACTCGGAGCTAAAAAAATTAACGCTGTTGATTTAAGTGAAAATTCTCTAAAGCAAGCTTGCGCCGCAATCGGACAGTCTCAACTTATGTCGACTTACGAAGACGGATTTTCAAAATACGATATAATTACCGCTCAAATATTATTAACAGAAGAAGATTTTTCAAACCGAAGAAGATATTTAAACTTGCGTTCAACTTTAGATACTCTTTTGAAATATAAAGTAATTCCAATAATAAACGAAAACGATACCGTATCGAGCGATGAAGTGCAATTTTTAGGAAATATAACTCAAATAAGTTTTTCAGAAAACGATAAACTTTCCGCATTGGTAGCAAGCGAACTTGACGCCGATTTGCTTATAATACTTTCGGATATTAACGGACTTTATGACGATAATCCAAAAACAAACAAAAATGCAAAATTTATTCATGAAGTATTTGAAATTACAAAAGAAATAGAAAATTTAGGGCTTGACGCTTCAAAAGGAGGAAGAGGCGGAATGAAAACTAAACTTCAAGCGGCTAAAATAGTTACAAGATGCGGATGCGCTTTATTTATAGCAAACGGAAAAAAGCCCGATGTTCTTAAATATATATTTGAAACTAAAGACAAAACGATTTTTTATCCCGTTGAAGAAGTTGACGAACTTAATACAAAAAAAAGATGGATTGCCTACGCAACGACTATAATAGGAAAAGTTATTGTAAACTCTGGCGCTAAAAAAGCGATATTGGAAAAAGAATCGAGCCTTCTTCCTGTAGGAGTTATAGAGATTATTAACGAATTCAAAAGAGGCGATATAGTGAGTATTGCAGATGAAAATGGAGAAGAGTTTGCAAGAGGAATAATAAATTATAATTCTGAAGACGCTAAAAAAATAATCGGACATCATTCTGACGATATATTAAAAATATTGGGTTATAAAAATTATGACGCTATAATAACAAGAGATTATATAGTTATTTTATAATTTGTTAATAATAAAAATTAAAAAATAAAATAGCATAGCAAATACTACTTTAAAATTAAATTTTCATTGACAAAAAATAAATATGTAATAGTATATATAAAATAATTTTAAAATTGTTTTAACGCTTATATTTTTAATAATATTTTCGATTTGAAATAAACTTTATGGAAATAGATTTTAAATAAATTAAAACGAAAGGTTTTTATAATATGCTTTATCAAATTTTTTATCCTTTAAGAGAATCATTTTTTGGATTTAATATATTTAGATATATTACTTTCAGAACGGCTGGAGCTGTCGCAACCGCTTTGATTTTGGTTTTTATGTTTGCGCCGAATATAATAGAAAAATTAAAAAAATTAAACTTCGGGCAGATAGTGAGAGATGACGGTCCCGAAAGTCATTTGGCAAAAACGGGAACGCCTACAATGGGCGGTTTATTTATAATCGGAAGCGTATTGATAAGCGTTTTATTATGGGGAAAATTAGATAATGTTAAAATAATACTTTTGACGATTTCATTAATAATACTTTCAATAGCTGGATTTTTGGACGATTTTTTGAAAATAAAATATAAAAACTCAAAAGGACTTTCGGGAAAATATAAAATATTCTTTCA
Protein-coding regions in this window:
- the proB gene encoding glutamate 5-kinase — its product is MKKINLNNINRIVFKFGTNVLRGEDGYISMARIYSFIEAIAKFHRMGKEILIVTSGAVGLGAKKINAVDLSENSLKQACAAIGQSQLMSTYEDGFSKYDIITAQILLTEEDFSNRRRYLNLRSTLDTLLKYKVIPIINENDTVSSDEVQFLGNITQISFSENDKLSALVASELDADLLIILSDINGLYDDNPKTNKNAKFIHEVFEITKEIENLGLDASKGGRGGMKTKLQAAKIVTRCGCALFIANGKKPDVLKYIFETKDKTIFYPVEEVDELNTKKRWIAYATTIIGKVIVNSGAKKAILEKESSLLPVGVIEIINEFKRGDIVSIADENGEEFARGIINYNSEDAKKIIGHHSDDILKILGYKNYDAIITRDYIVIL